The following coding sequences lie in one Mucilaginibacter sp. KACC 22773 genomic window:
- a CDS encoding glycogen/starch synthase, with the protein MGKSKLLFITHEMSPFLELTKIAEITRQLPQAMQEKGFEIRILMPRFGNINERRNRLHEVIRLSGMNIIINDNDNPLIIKVASIPAARMQVYFLDNEEYFQRKHVFGDKDGKFYADNDERMIFFCKGALETVKKLGWAPDIIHCHGWLSALVPAYLKTTYKDDPTFKHSKIIYSIYENDFSDKLGADFAQKAIMSNMTEAHVDAYKEGTNTALYAGAIQYSDGIVLGSDNIDADVLNNVKNSNKSVLEFDSTADFENYYNFYDEITNDELVHVA; encoded by the coding sequence ATGGGTAAATCTAAGCTATTGTTTATAACTCATGAAATGTCTCCGTTCCTTGAACTCACAAAAATTGCTGAAATAACACGCCAACTTCCGCAGGCAATGCAGGAGAAGGGGTTCGAGATCCGGATCCTTATGCCGCGTTTTGGCAATATTAACGAGCGCAGGAACAGGCTTCATGAAGTTATCCGTTTATCGGGTATGAATATCATTATCAACGATAATGATAACCCGCTGATCATTAAGGTAGCATCTATCCCGGCAGCACGTATGCAGGTGTATTTTTTAGATAATGAAGAATATTTTCAGCGTAAACATGTGTTTGGTGATAAGGACGGGAAGTTTTATGCCGATAATGACGAACGCATGATTTTCTTTTGCAAAGGTGCATTGGAAACGGTTAAAAAATTAGGATGGGCCCCTGATATTATCCATTGCCATGGATGGTTAAGCGCCCTGGTGCCTGCGTATTTAAAAACTACTTACAAAGACGATCCAACTTTTAAGCATTCAAAAATCATTTATTCGATTTACGAAAATGACTTTAGTGATAAACTTGGTGCCGATTTTGCCCAAAAAGCAATCATGAGCAACATGACCGAAGCACACGTTGACGCTTACAAAGAAGGTACCAACACAGCGCTTTATGCAGGTGCAATCCAATACTCAGACGGTATTGTTTTAGGCAGCGATAATATCGATGCAGATGTGTTAAATAATGTTAAAAACAGCAATAAATCGGTTTTAGAATTTGATTCTACCGCAGATTTCGAAAATTATTACAATTTTTACGACGAAATTACCAACGACGAATTGGTGCATGTTGCATAA
- the panC gene encoding pantoate--beta-alanine ligase, which produces MKIFTTRQQVTQHFANKANKTVGFVPTMGALHNGHISLIKQAQQISTEVVCSIFVNPTQFNDPKDLEKYPRPIAADIALLEQAGCDILFNPAVDEMYDDNEKWHLDIGSLEHLLEGKFRPGHYQGVMQVVNKLFNIVKPDIAFFGQKDYQQFMVISKMVSLLNMPVKLVMCPILRDADGLAMSSRNIHLTAGDRQHALILSKTLNWVKSNFGKENIPQLQQQAEQMIGAEPDINLEYFEIVDGDTLLPANSDTKTVVALVAARAGKTRLIDNMLIG; this is translated from the coding sequence TTGAAGATATTTACTACCAGGCAACAGGTAACCCAGCACTTTGCCAATAAAGCCAACAAAACCGTTGGCTTTGTACCTACAATGGGTGCGCTGCATAACGGCCATATATCGTTAATTAAACAGGCTCAGCAAATTAGCACCGAAGTGGTTTGCAGTATTTTTGTAAACCCAACCCAGTTTAACGACCCCAAAGACCTTGAAAAATACCCCCGCCCCATTGCTGCCGATATAGCCCTGCTGGAGCAGGCGGGCTGCGACATTTTGTTTAACCCGGCGGTTGATGAGATGTATGATGATAATGAGAAATGGCATTTAGACATAGGTAGCCTGGAGCATTTGCTGGAAGGCAAATTTCGCCCCGGGCATTACCAGGGCGTAATGCAGGTGGTAAATAAACTGTTTAACATCGTGAAGCCCGACATCGCCTTTTTTGGCCAAAAAGATTACCAGCAGTTTATGGTAATCAGTAAAATGGTTAGTTTATTAAACATGCCCGTAAAGCTGGTAATGTGCCCTATTTTACGCGATGCCGATGGACTGGCCATGAGCTCGAGGAACATTCATTTAACTGCCGGCGACAGGCAGCACGCCCTCATATTATCAAAAACATTAAACTGGGTTAAAAGTAATTTCGGTAAAGAAAATATCCCCCAGCTTCAGCAGCAGGCCGAACAGATGATAGGTGCCGAGCCAGACATAAACCTCGAATATTTTGAAATTGTAGATGGCGATACCTTGCTTCCGGCCAATTCAGACACAAAAACTGTAGTTGCCCTGGTGGCGGCCCGTGCAGGTAAAACAAGATTGATAGATAATATGTTGATTGGGTAG
- the panD gene encoding aspartate 1-decarboxylase, giving the protein MIIEILKSKIHRVKVTQAELNYVGSITIDEDLIEAADIIPNEKVQIVNNNNGARFETYVIKGERGSGTVCLNGATARLAQVGDVVIIMSYAYMERDEARKYEPILVFPDADNKLIK; this is encoded by the coding sequence ATGATTATTGAAATATTGAAGTCCAAAATTCACAGGGTGAAGGTTACTCAGGCGGAGCTGAATTATGTGGGCAGTATTACAATTGACGAAGACCTGATTGAAGCAGCCGATATTATCCCGAATGAAAAAGTTCAGATAGTGAATAACAACAACGGCGCCCGTTTTGAAACCTATGTGATAAAAGGCGAACGCGGCAGCGGCACAGTTTGCTTAAATGGTGCCACCGCCAGGCTGGCGCAGGTTGGCGATGTGGTTATCATTATGTCATACGCCTATATGGAGCGTGATGAAGCACGAAAATATGAACCAATATTGGTATTTCCTGATGCCGATAATAAATTAATAAAGTAA
- a CDS encoding energy transducer TonB, with protein sequence MKSLLTFTFLLVASFCLAQRQNVYFLKYNGKYVDVRDSADYIRIVREPDSGSVYYNVFEFYVNGKKKLIGKSVTIDPPKFTGPCVSYYANGFRQRVSNYKNGSKVDDETNFYPNGKLYQQLSYPENSALRDEIRDDYLITANLDSLGNPQVTDGNGYYKGYDDKFKYINEEGNVKNGKRDGLWKGEFKNIHTTFTETYDNGKLISGTATTSDGKITTYAQARDVMPQFRGGVEGFGRYLSNHIQYPDFARERNIQGQVILSFVVEKDGKLTDIKVSKSVAPILDEEATRVLKNSPKWIPGTSMGSPVRVYFSVPVNFALSGK encoded by the coding sequence ATGAAATCACTTTTAACCTTTACCTTTCTTCTTGTGGCATCGTTTTGTCTTGCCCAGCGCCAAAATGTTTATTTTTTAAAATATAACGGCAAATATGTCGATGTACGCGATAGTGCCGACTATATCAGGATAGTACGGGAGCCAGATAGCGGATCGGTGTATTACAATGTATTTGAATTTTATGTTAACGGCAAAAAAAAGCTGATTGGTAAATCTGTGACTATCGATCCGCCCAAATTCACAGGCCCGTGCGTAAGCTATTACGCAAACGGTTTCAGACAACGGGTAAGTAATTACAAAAACGGATCAAAAGTTGACGATGAAACAAACTTTTATCCCAATGGCAAACTATACCAGCAACTATCTTACCCCGAAAACAGCGCCTTACGTGATGAAATCAGAGATGATTACCTGATAACCGCCAACCTCGATTCGCTGGGAAACCCGCAGGTTACCGACGGTAATGGCTATTACAAAGGCTATGATGATAAGTTTAAATACATTAACGAAGAAGGTAATGTAAAAAACGGAAAAAGAGATGGCCTGTGGAAGGGGGAGTTTAAAAACATTCATACCACATTTACAGAAACCTATGATAATGGAAAACTTATAAGCGGCACCGCTACAACCAGCGACGGAAAAATTACCACATATGCCCAGGCAAGAGACGTTATGCCGCAATTCAGAGGCGGCGTTGAGGGTTTTGGGCGATACCTCTCAAATCATATACAATACCCGGACTTCGCACGTGAAAGAAATATTCAAGGCCAGGTAATATTATCGTTCGTGGTAGAAAAAGACGGAAAGTTAACCGATATTAAAGTATCCAAATCAGTTGCTCCCATATTAGACGAAGAAGCCACCAGGGTACTTAAAAACTCACCAAAATGGATTCCGGGAACTTCTATGGGTTCGCCTGTAAGGGTATATTTCTCTGTTCCTGTCAATTTCGCTTTAAGCGGAAAGTAA
- a CDS encoding Crp/Fnr family transcriptional regulator, which yields METNGLLQVLNNINILTPQIKSQLESYLVEDHYAKKSILLKAGQVSQRIYFVKQGFTRAYYHKGDSEFTSWFMGKGEIIVSVYSFFSRKPSFENIQVLEDSVLQSINWDQLQNIYKNHPEFNLTGRLITEQYYIRSEERAINLQTLTAKQRYENLLSSYPDILQKASLGQIASFLSIKQETLSRIRAKG from the coding sequence ATGGAAACAAATGGTTTATTGCAAGTACTTAATAATATAAATATCCTAACACCCCAGATAAAAAGCCAACTTGAGTCATATCTGGTTGAAGACCATTATGCTAAGAAATCAATCCTGTTAAAAGCAGGACAGGTGTCGCAACGGATTTATTTTGTAAAACAAGGCTTTACAAGAGCGTACTATCACAAAGGGGACAGCGAATTTACCAGCTGGTTTATGGGCAAAGGTGAAATTATAGTATCGGTTTATAGTTTCTTCTCCAGGAAGCCATCGTTCGAAAATATCCAGGTGTTGGAAGATAGCGTATTGCAGTCCATCAATTGGGATCAACTTCAAAATATTTATAAAAATCATCCGGAGTTTAATTTAACCGGCCGGCTAATTACCGAGCAATACTATATCCGCAGCGAAGAGCGCGCCATTAACCTGCAAACACTTACCGCAAAGCAGCGCTATGAAAACCTGTTATCCTCCTATCCCGACATTCTTCAGAAGGCATCTCTGGGGCAAATAGCATCATTTTTAAGTATTAAACAAGAAACCTTAAGCAGGATAAGAGCTAAAGGGTAA
- a CDS encoding sterol desaturase family protein, translated as MLYIILACFAVCFIIEKLSPGWKLPQVPTWTIRVLAINFVQLLIVVIAGYSWEKWLSGYSLFFLSHHVPNWLGGVVAYFIATFIFYWWHRWRHQSDFLWRHFHQIHHSAQRIEVITSFYKHPLEMTVNSVIGSLLVYTLLGLSPEAGAIYTLCTALGEFFYHTNIKTPKWIGYIFQRPEMHRIHHEYEKHSNNYGDIVWWDMLFGTYSNPQNFTTSCGFDTDKELKLTEMLKFKDVHKI; from the coding sequence ATGCTTTATATCATCTTAGCTTGTTTCGCAGTTTGTTTCATTATTGAAAAGCTTTCACCCGGGTGGAAACTCCCCCAGGTACCTACCTGGACCATCAGGGTGCTTGCTATTAATTTTGTTCAGTTACTTATTGTAGTTATTGCCGGTTATAGCTGGGAAAAATGGCTGTCAGGCTATTCTCTATTCTTCCTATCGCACCATGTGCCCAATTGGCTTGGCGGAGTGGTGGCGTATTTTATAGCAACTTTTATCTTTTATTGGTGGCATAGGTGGCGCCATCAGAGTGATTTTTTATGGAGGCATTTTCACCAGATACACCATAGCGCCCAGCGTATTGAAGTGATAACGTCGTTTTATAAACATCCGTTGGAGATGACTGTAAACTCAGTAATAGGCAGTTTACTGGTGTACACGCTGCTTGGCTTAAGCCCCGAGGCAGGAGCTATATATACTTTGTGTACCGCTTTGGGCGAATTTTTCTATCACACCAATATCAAAACTCCAAAATGGATAGGTTACATTTTCCAGCGACCCGAGATGCACCGTATCCATCACGAGTACGAAAAACACAGCAATAATTATGGCGATATTGTTTGGTGGGATATGTTATTTGGCACGTACAGCAATCCGCAAAACTTTACAACATCGTGCGGATTTGATACCGACAAGGAGCTAAAACTCACCGAAATGCTAAAATTTAAGGACGTACATAAAATATAA
- the carB gene encoding carbamoyl-phosphate synthase large subunit: MPKDNSIKSVLIIGSGPIIIGQACEFDYAGSQAALSLKEEGITVSIINSNPATIMTDKVIGDHVYLLPLTCASIEQILNERQIDAVLPTMGGQTALNLCIEADEQGIWKKYGVKIVGVDIAAIEKTENREAFRQLMVDIGVGVAKSKIANSFLEGKEAAQEIGFPLVIRPSYTLGGKGAGFVHKKEDFDAALSKGLQASPTHEVLVEQAVIGWKEYELELLRDNNDNVIIICSIENFDPMGIHTGDSITVAPAMTLSDRCYQDMRNQAIRMMRAIGNFAGGCNVQFSVNPADEAIIAIEINPRVSRSSALASKATGYPIAKIAAKLAIGYNLDEIENQITKTTSAYFEPTLDYVIVKIPRWNFDKFKGANRELGLQMKSVGEVMGIGRSFIEALQKACQSLEIGRAGLGADGRQSRNLEEIMHSLEHPSWDRLFHIYDALSLGVPIESVRKVTKIDRWFLNQIMDVVNLENELRRYSLNNIPEDFLFTLKQKGFSDTQIAYILGNVTEEDVYQRRKALGIKRVYKMVDTCAAEFPAKTPYYYSTYEGENESVSSDKKKIIVLGSGPNRIGQGIEFDYSCVHGLLAAKESGFEAIMVNCNPETVSTDFNMADKLYFEPVYWEHVREIIELEKPYGVIVQLGGQTALKMAEKMHEHGIKIIGTSFNDMDVAEDRGRFSDLLKELNIPYPKYGVAESAEEALEVAHHVGYPVLVRPSYVLGGQGMSIVINDEDLEKAVVGLLKNLPGNRVLIDHFLDRAAEAESDSISDGDDVHIVGLMEHIEPAGIHSGDSFAVLPPFDLSDNVISQMEEYTVKIAKALNVRGLLNIQFAVKNDQVFVIEANPRASRTVPFIAKAYDVPYINIAAKVMLGVAKLKDFTIERKLWGYAIKEPVFSFDKFPEVNKELGPEMKSTGEAIRFIPNLQDPYFRHLYKEKSMYLSR; encoded by the coding sequence ATGCCCAAAGATAATTCCATCAAATCCGTTCTGATCATCGGCTCTGGCCCCATCATTATTGGCCAGGCCTGCGAATTTGATTACGCCGGCTCGCAAGCCGCCCTTTCCCTTAAAGAAGAAGGCATCACCGTTTCCATTATCAACAGCAACCCCGCCACTATCATGACGGATAAGGTTATTGGCGATCATGTTTACCTGCTGCCCCTAACCTGCGCAAGTATCGAGCAGATACTTAACGAGCGGCAAATTGACGCGGTACTGCCTACCATGGGTGGCCAAACAGCGCTTAACCTTTGTATCGAAGCTGATGAGCAAGGTATCTGGAAAAAATACGGTGTAAAAATTGTTGGTGTTGATATAGCAGCCATCGAAAAAACCGAAAACCGCGAAGCGTTTCGCCAATTGATGGTTGATATTGGTGTAGGCGTTGCCAAATCCAAAATTGCCAACTCGTTTCTGGAAGGTAAAGAAGCTGCGCAGGAAATTGGGTTCCCGCTGGTTATCCGCCCAAGCTATACGCTTGGCGGTAAAGGTGCCGGCTTTGTACACAAAAAAGAAGATTTTGATGCCGCATTAAGCAAAGGCTTACAGGCATCACCTACCCACGAAGTACTGGTTGAGCAAGCTGTTATAGGTTGGAAAGAATACGAATTAGAGCTGCTGCGTGATAATAACGACAACGTAATTATCATCTGCTCTATCGAAAACTTCGACCCTATGGGTATCCATACCGGCGACTCGATAACCGTAGCCCCGGCCATGACCCTGAGCGACCGCTGCTACCAGGATATGCGCAACCAGGCCATCCGCATGATGCGCGCCATTGGTAACTTCGCGGGTGGCTGTAACGTACAGTTCTCGGTTAACCCGGCCGATGAAGCCATCATCGCCATTGAAATTAACCCACGGGTATCGCGCTCTTCGGCACTGGCATCAAAAGCAACTGGTTACCCGATTGCTAAAATTGCTGCTAAGCTGGCCATAGGCTATAACCTTGATGAAATAGAAAACCAAATCACCAAAACAACTTCGGCTTATTTTGAGCCTACTTTGGATTACGTGATTGTTAAAATACCACGCTGGAACTTTGATAAATTCAAAGGCGCCAACCGCGAGCTTGGCCTGCAAATGAAATCGGTAGGCGAGGTAATGGGCATTGGCCGCAGCTTTATTGAAGCGCTGCAAAAAGCCTGTCAGAGTTTAGAGATAGGCCGCGCCGGTTTAGGAGCCGATGGTCGCCAAAGCCGCAACCTGGAAGAGATTATGCACAGCCTGGAGCACCCAAGCTGGGACAGGTTATTCCATATTTACGATGCTTTGAGCCTTGGCGTACCAATAGAATCGGTGCGTAAAGTTACCAAGATCGATCGCTGGTTCCTGAACCAGATTATGGATGTGGTTAACTTAGAGAACGAGCTGCGCCGTTACTCACTGAATAATATCCCCGAAGACTTCCTGTTCACCCTAAAACAAAAAGGATTCTCGGATACGCAAATAGCTTACATTTTAGGTAACGTTACCGAAGAGGATGTTTACCAGCGCCGCAAAGCCCTGGGCATTAAGCGCGTTTACAAAATGGTTGACACCTGCGCGGCGGAGTTCCCTGCAAAAACACCTTATTACTACTCTACTTACGAAGGCGAAAACGAATCTGTCTCGTCAGATAAAAAGAAGATCATCGTTTTAGGATCGGGGCCTAACCGTATTGGCCAGGGTATCGAGTTTGATTACAGCTGTGTACACGGATTACTGGCCGCAAAAGAATCGGGCTTTGAAGCCATTATGGTTAACTGTAACCCCGAAACAGTATCAACCGACTTTAATATGGCCGATAAGCTATACTTTGAGCCGGTTTACTGGGAGCACGTGCGTGAGATCATCGAACTGGAGAAACCTTACGGTGTAATCGTTCAGCTTGGTGGCCAAACGGCTTTAAAAATGGCCGAGAAAATGCATGAGCATGGCATTAAAATCATTGGCACTTCGTTCAACGATATGGACGTAGCCGAAGACCGTGGCCGTTTTAGCGATTTGTTGAAAGAACTGAATATCCCTTACCCTAAATATGGCGTTGCCGAAAGCGCTGAAGAAGCCCTTGAAGTTGCACACCACGTTGGCTACCCGGTACTTGTTCGCCCGAGCTATGTATTAGGCGGCCAGGGCATGAGCATTGTTATTAACGATGAGGATTTGGAGAAAGCCGTTGTCGGCCTGCTTAAAAATCTGCCCGGTAACCGTGTATTGATTGACCACTTCCTTGATCGTGCCGCCGAGGCCGAATCCGACTCAATAAGCGATGGCGACGATGTACATATTGTGGGTTTAATGGAACACATTGAGCCGGCAGGTATCCACTCGGGCGATTCATTCGCAGTATTGCCGCCTTTTGATTTGTCGGATAACGTAATCAGCCAGATGGAAGAATACACGGTTAAAATTGCCAAAGCGTTAAACGTTCGCGGCTTGCTGAACATCCAGTTCGCGGTTAAAAACGACCAGGTGTTTGTAATAGAGGCCAACCCACGGGCATCACGTACTGTGCCTTTTATAGCCAAAGCTTATGATGTGCCATACATCAACATAGCGGCAAAAGTAATGCTGGGTGTTGCCAAATTAAAAGACTTTACCATCGAACGCAAGCTTTGGGGCTATGCCATCAAAGAACCGGTGTTCTCATTTGATAAATTCCCTGAAGTGAATAAAGAATTAGGCCCTGAAATGAAATCGACAGGCGAGGCTATCCGCTTTATTCCTAACCTGCAGGACCCATACTTCAGGCATCTGTACAAAGAGAAATCGATGTACCTGAGCCGGTAG
- a CDS encoding DUF4920 domain-containing protein encodes MKVSVLLIMLLMPVVVFAQKHIPLPHGMVYGQKPDTMAMITANKLEAFMGKKTRISTTVEGKIIKVTKEKGGWFDVDAGSSKIIEAHFKNYNVTLPTQLAGRTVIMEGVAEKMFIADDLQHLAGDTVSGKKQHKIKTDPKRRVTFEVKGLLIDK; translated from the coding sequence ATGAAAGTATCCGTGTTACTCATTATGTTGCTAATGCCCGTAGTGGTATTTGCTCAAAAGCACATACCGCTACCCCATGGTATGGTTTACGGTCAAAAGCCAGATACCATGGCGATGATAACTGCCAATAAGCTGGAAGCCTTTATGGGTAAAAAAACACGGATAAGTACCACTGTTGAGGGCAAGATCATAAAAGTGACTAAAGAAAAAGGCGGCTGGTTTGATGTAGATGCAGGTAGCAGTAAAATAATTGAAGCCCATTTTAAAAATTACAACGTTACACTGCCAACCCAACTGGCTGGCCGTACCGTAATTATGGAAGGCGTGGCCGAAAAAATGTTTATCGCTGATGACCTGCAGCATTTGGCGGGCGATACGGTAAGCGGCAAAAAACAACACAAGATAAAAACAGACCCTAAACGACGGGTGACTTTTGAGGTAAAGGGCTTATTGATTGATAAGTGA
- a CDS encoding NHL repeat-containing protein, giving the protein MNKNLTNSIPFVAILLTVALTQAGCVKSNNPTPGVVPVISTIDVVKDAADTSAHSGGFITEALTYAVSTYGVCWSTTNSTPTTADSKTADTVNYLTYTSKMKGLKVNTKYYVRAYATNSVGTGYGKVVEFTTGADLTSKVGTVSTFVGNSSAGFIDGDGTAASFYSPQGITIGSTGTIYIADAFNSAIRTVTTGGTVNTLTGNGTIGYVDGSLANARFYAPQSVVTDASGNIYVADFSNNVIRKITPAGAVSTLTGSGSAGYNDGTGTAASFNNPRGLVIDGSGNLYVADRGNNLVRKVTAAGVVTTFAGNRTAAWVDNTTATTASFNKPSGLAIDASGNIYVADALNYSIRKITSAGVVSTYLGDPKHQVIGSPSALTFDAKGNLFIADQTGRIFEITTDKVLLPLAGLSATAGFAEGSGKNALFASPQGVAADASGNLYIADSGNNRIRKIVLPSL; this is encoded by the coding sequence ATGAACAAAAATCTTACTAATTCCATCCCGTTTGTGGCAATACTGCTTACTGTTGCTTTAACCCAGGCAGGATGTGTTAAAAGCAATAATCCTACCCCAGGCGTAGTGCCTGTTATATCTACCATTGACGTGGTTAAAGATGCGGCCGATACCAGTGCCCATAGCGGCGGTTTTATTACCGAAGCACTTACTTATGCCGTATCAACCTATGGCGTATGCTGGAGCACTACAAATTCAACCCCGACTACTGCCGATTCAAAAACTGCCGATACTGTTAACTATTTAACCTATACCAGTAAAATGAAAGGTTTAAAAGTTAATACCAAATATTATGTACGCGCCTATGCAACCAATTCTGTTGGTACCGGCTATGGCAAAGTTGTAGAGTTTACCACCGGCGCCGATCTGACATCGAAAGTAGGCACCGTGAGCACATTTGTGGGTAACAGTAGTGCCGGCTTCATTGATGGGGACGGAACCGCAGCGTCTTTTTATAGTCCGCAAGGTATCACAATCGGCAGTACAGGTACTATTTATATAGCCGATGCTTTTAACAGCGCCATCAGGACTGTTACTACCGGCGGAACGGTAAACACGTTAACCGGCAACGGAACTATTGGATATGTAGACGGCTCATTGGCCAATGCCCGTTTTTATGCTCCGCAAAGCGTGGTAACTGATGCCTCAGGTAATATATATGTAGCCGATTTCAGCAACAACGTTATACGTAAAATAACGCCTGCCGGTGCGGTAAGCACATTGACCGGTAGCGGTAGCGCAGGTTATAACGATGGAACAGGTACAGCAGCCTCATTTAACAACCCTCGCGGCCTGGTGATTGACGGTTCGGGTAACCTTTACGTAGCCGACAGGGGCAATAACCTGGTCCGTAAGGTTACTGCTGCTGGTGTGGTAACCACATTTGCCGGCAACAGGACAGCTGCCTGGGTTGATAACACTACTGCCACCACTGCTTCGTTTAACAAGCCATCGGGGCTTGCTATAGATGCATCAGGCAATATTTATGTAGCCGACGCGCTAAATTATTCAATCCGCAAAATAACATCAGCTGGTGTAGTTAGCACTTATTTGGGCGATCCTAAACACCAGGTTATCGGTTCGCCATCGGCATTAACATTTGATGCCAAAGGAAACCTTTTTATAGCCGACCAAACAGGCCGTATTTTTGAAATTACCACCGATAAAGTATTACTGCCACTTGCAGGCCTTAGCGCCACAGCCGGCTTTGCCGAAGGCAGTGGTAAAAACGCACTTTTTGCATCGCCACAAGGCGTAGCCGCCGATGCAAGCGGCAACCTGTACATTGCAGATTCGGGCAATAACCGTATCCGTAAAATTGTATTGCCATCTTTATAG
- the radA gene encoding DNA repair protein RadA — protein sequence MAKTKIAYFCQSCGFESPKWLGKCPSCQQWNTFVEEIIEKGNASNAVPTWKVTSNTQQRANKPVQVADITFNEEDRVLTPDKEFNRVLGGGIVAGSLVLIGGEPGIGKSTLMLQLALNMPNLKVLYVSGEESERQIKMRAERLTAPQPPEGGAKRNSSAMVNSEAPPLGDGGGSYILCETSTQNIFKQIEALEPDLVVIDSIQTLHSSHIESTPGSVSQVRECTAEMLRFAKETSTPVFLIGHITKDGAIAGPKILEHMVDTVLQFEGDRHHVYRILRTIKNRFGSASELGIYEMMGEGLREVSNPSEILLSHRDEPLSGITISATLEGMRPMLIETQALVSASAYGTPQRTATGFDTKRMSMLLAVLEKRCGFRLAAKDVFLNITGGIRVEDPAIDLGLAAAIISSHEDMPIPFKTCFAGEIGLSGEIRAVNRVEQRIAEAQKLGFNQIFISKYNLPSGGQDKKRMDLSRYDIDIKIVSSIEEVFGQLFG from the coding sequence ATGGCCAAAACTAAAATTGCCTATTTCTGCCAAAGCTGCGGCTTCGAATCGCCCAAATGGTTGGGTAAATGCCCATCGTGCCAGCAATGGAACACTTTTGTTGAAGAAATTATAGAAAAGGGCAATGCCAGCAATGCTGTACCTACCTGGAAGGTAACATCCAATACCCAGCAACGCGCCAACAAGCCCGTACAGGTAGCCGATATTACCTTTAACGAGGAGGATAGGGTACTTACCCCGGATAAAGAATTTAACCGCGTTTTGGGAGGCGGGATAGTGGCCGGCTCATTAGTGCTTATAGGAGGCGAGCCGGGCATAGGTAAATCGACCCTGATGCTGCAACTGGCGCTTAATATGCCCAACCTGAAGGTGTTGTATGTATCGGGCGAGGAAAGCGAAAGGCAGATTAAGATGAGGGCAGAACGATTAACAGCCCCCCAGCCCCCTGAAGGGGGAGCAAAAAGGAATAGCTCGGCGATGGTTAATTCGGAGGCTCCCCCTTTAGGGGACGGGGGGGGCTCTTACATACTTTGTGAAACCTCCACTCAAAACATATTTAAGCAAATAGAGGCGCTGGAACCCGATCTGGTGGTGATAGATTCTATCCAAACCCTGCACTCATCGCACATCGAATCGACGCCGGGGAGTGTATCGCAGGTACGGGAGTGTACGGCCGAAATGCTGCGTTTTGCCAAAGAAACCTCTACGCCGGTGTTCCTGATAGGGCATATTACCAAGGATGGTGCAATTGCAGGGCCCAAAATATTGGAGCACATGGTTGATACCGTGTTGCAATTTGAAGGCGACAGGCACCATGTTTACCGCATTCTGCGTACGATAAAAAACCGTTTCGGCTCAGCATCTGAGCTGGGTATTTACGAGATGATGGGTGAAGGGCTGAGGGAGGTATCCAACCCCTCAGAAATCCTGCTATCGCACCGCGACGAACCGCTGAGCGGCATCACCATATCGGCCACTTTAGAGGGGATGAGGCCCATGCTGATAGAAACCCAGGCATTGGTAAGTGCATCTGCCTACGGTACTCCTCAGCGTACTGCAACAGGCTTTGATACCAAACGAATGAGCATGTTGCTGGCCGTATTAGAAAAACGATGCGGTTTCAGGCTGGCAGCTAAAGATGTATTCCTGAATATTACGGGCGGCATCAGGGTAGAAGACCCTGCGATTGACCTGGGCCTGGCTGCAGCCATTATATCGTCTCATGAAGATATGCCCATTCCCTTCAAAACATGCTTTGCAGGCGAAATTGGCCTATCTGGCGAGATTAGGGCAGTAAACCGCGTTGAGCAGCGTATTGCCGAAGCCCAAAAGCTGGGCTTTAACCAGATCTTTATCTCCAAGTACAACCTCCCATCCGGCGGGCAGGACAAAAAACGTATGGACCTATCCCGCTACGATATCGATATCAAAATAGTAAGCAGCATCGAAGAGGTATTTGGGCAATTGTTTGGATAA